Proteins encoded together in one uncultured Sphaerochaeta sp. window:
- a CDS encoding 2Fe-2S iron-sulfur cluster-binding protein: MKIECTIDGKALSLSVNSNKPLSLILMEDVGITSINSHCRGKACGNCIVLLNDEATLSCVIPAFRLREATVKTFDSYQKTRLYRDIERAYKATGNTPCPNCYASKTLIIESILQEMTNNTRNRTFGRNNLPLAGGQNDEVPLDKEAIIQELSLNTCQCMDMAELLQIVEIALTYRRRKRVRRH; encoded by the coding sequence ATGAAGATAGAATGCACCATAGACGGAAAGGCCCTTTCCCTCTCGGTCAACTCAAACAAGCCACTCTCACTCATTCTTATGGAGGATGTAGGGATAACCAGCATCAACAGCCACTGCAGAGGAAAAGCCTGCGGAAACTGTATTGTCCTTCTCAATGACGAGGCAACACTCTCCTGCGTTATCCCGGCATTCCGTCTCAGGGAGGCGACAGTCAAGACCTTTGACAGCTACCAGAAAACACGCCTCTACCGAGACATTGAGCGGGCCTACAAGGCCACTGGGAACACACCATGTCCCAATTGTTATGCGTCCAAGACACTGATCATTGAATCCATCCTGCAAGAGATGACCAATAACACACGCAACCGTACATTTGGGAGGAACAACCTTCCACTTGCAGGAGGCCAAAATGATGAGGTTCCCTTGGACAAGGAAGCAATAATCCAAGAACTCAGTCTGAATACATGCCAGTGCATGGATATGGCTGAATTACTGCAGATTGTTGAGATAGCCCTCACCTATAGGAGGCGTAAACGTGTACGAAGGCATTAG
- the recG gene encoding ATP-dependent DNA helicase RecG: MEYLRNLQQPITTLSGVGPAAKTSYAELGITSFSDLLLLSPRTWEDRSRVEPLGSIQDNQMANTLVEVLSHSYFGLRSGKKRTLKIIVRDVSGQGDGRLSLLCFGRNFLEKTIRIGKIYYLYGNVSWHHGELQCSQFELYPATEDGDFPGQFGKILPIYPLRGSLSQRLIRKNVQEILRSIHHFQEELPETMVEKYQLLSTDEAIRSYHFPPTIELLKQARRTLALTELFYLQLIARRHKGLQQRLVNQSQGIPTKLELHFMEKLPFSLTKDQMTSLKEIREDLDGELPMNRLLQGDVGSGKTLVAWISALHVLSHGAQVAFMAPTELLARQHAESAASLLGEMGIRLAFLTGSVKSKERRLLLRAIAEGEVDIIIGTHALFSAEVSFKNLAYVIIDEQHRFGVEQRLALTQKGTVPDVLLMTATPIPRTLSLTVFGNLNVSTLRTMPPGRKPVITHLVNEQSRRRMYASVGVEFKRGHQAYFVYPRIDDSGQSDLRDVISMYDFLKQAYPDVPSALIHSKLDEEQKVTILKDYQAGKLGYLVSTSVVEVGIDIPNATCMIIEHAERFGLSALHQLRGRVGRSQLQSYCFLVFSNELTDEAKQRLKVMKESNDGFYIAEQDLLIRGPGELTGTKQSGYLKLSYASLTEDLPLIEIAREEADQILATDPGFLAPSLTVIREVLLHAPPFSAEGSEA; this comes from the coding sequence ATGGAGTATTTGAGGAACCTGCAACAGCCCATCACCACCTTGAGTGGAGTGGGACCTGCTGCAAAGACCTCCTACGCTGAACTGGGGATTACCTCCTTCAGCGACCTCTTGTTGCTCTCTCCAAGAACTTGGGAAGATAGAAGCCGCGTAGAACCCTTGGGAAGCATCCAGGACAACCAGATGGCAAACACCCTGGTTGAAGTACTCTCCCACTCATACTTTGGGCTGAGGAGTGGCAAGAAGCGGACCCTCAAAATTATTGTACGGGATGTATCCGGCCAAGGTGATGGTCGTTTGAGCTTGCTCTGTTTTGGTCGGAATTTTCTGGAGAAGACGATTAGAATCGGGAAAATCTATTACCTCTATGGAAATGTGAGCTGGCATCACGGGGAGCTACAGTGCTCCCAGTTCGAACTCTACCCAGCAACCGAGGATGGAGACTTTCCAGGGCAGTTCGGCAAGATACTTCCCATTTATCCACTGAGAGGCTCCTTGAGCCAACGTCTGATCAGGAAGAATGTACAGGAGATTCTGAGAAGCATACACCACTTCCAAGAGGAATTGCCTGAAACAATGGTGGAGAAATATCAGCTGCTCTCCACTGATGAGGCAATTCGTAGCTATCATTTCCCTCCAACAATTGAACTCCTGAAGCAGGCACGAAGAACCCTTGCATTGACAGAACTCTTCTACCTTCAGCTGATAGCACGCAGGCATAAAGGTCTGCAACAACGGCTCGTCAACCAAAGCCAGGGCATCCCTACCAAGCTTGAACTACACTTCATGGAGAAACTTCCCTTCAGTCTAACTAAAGACCAGATGACCAGCTTGAAGGAGATCAGGGAAGATCTTGATGGGGAGCTGCCAATGAACCGGCTGCTCCAAGGAGATGTGGGCAGTGGAAAAACCCTAGTTGCCTGGATCAGTGCCCTGCATGTGCTCTCCCATGGAGCGCAGGTAGCGTTTATGGCTCCCACAGAGTTGTTGGCTCGTCAGCATGCAGAGTCAGCAGCAAGCCTGCTTGGAGAGATGGGTATCCGGCTGGCATTCCTCACCGGTTCAGTAAAGAGCAAGGAAAGGCGACTACTGCTCAGGGCAATTGCAGAAGGAGAGGTAGATATCATCATCGGAACCCATGCGCTCTTCTCTGCCGAGGTCAGTTTCAAGAACCTGGCCTATGTAATCATCGATGAGCAGCACAGATTCGGGGTGGAACAACGACTTGCGTTAACCCAGAAAGGCACGGTTCCTGATGTGTTGCTGATGACAGCCACCCCTATTCCCCGTACTCTCTCCCTTACCGTATTCGGGAATCTCAATGTTTCCACCTTAAGAACCATGCCACCAGGAAGGAAGCCGGTGATCACCCACCTGGTCAATGAACAGAGCAGGAGGAGGATGTATGCATCGGTAGGGGTCGAGTTCAAACGTGGCCATCAGGCATACTTCGTTTACCCGAGAATTGATGACAGTGGGCAGAGTGACCTAAGGGATGTCATTTCCATGTATGATTTTCTCAAGCAAGCGTACCCCGATGTTCCCTCAGCCCTGATCCACAGCAAACTGGACGAGGAACAGAAAGTCACCATACTCAAGGACTACCAAGCCGGAAAGCTTGGGTATCTGGTCTCCACCAGTGTTGTTGAGGTCGGAATCGACATACCCAATGCAACCTGCATGATCATTGAACATGCCGAGCGATTCGGGCTCTCTGCCCTTCACCAGCTCAGGGGAAGGGTTGGCCGTTCCCAGTTGCAATCCTACTGTTTTCTCGTTTTCTCAAATGAGTTGACCGATGAAGCAAAACAACGGCTCAAGGTAATGAAGGAATCGAACGACGGCTTCTACATAGCAGAGCAAGACCTCTTGATCAGGGGTCCCGGAGAATTGACAGGAACCAAGCAGTCCGGGTACCTTAAGCTCTCCTACGCATCCCTGACGGAGGACCTCCCCCTTATCGAGATAGCACGAGAAGAAGCTGACCAGATCCTTGCCACCGACCCAGGATTCTTGGCCCCCTCTCTCACGGTGATCAGGGAAGTGCTTCTCCATGCTCCTCCCTTCAGCGCTGAAGGAAGTGAGGCGTAA
- a CDS encoding FAD binding domain-containing protein translates to MYEGIRSPVIHTPKTLSEFATIAHRYPQAVIWGGGTYLMSQKDYYPSEIKDGIINLGELEELKRITRNDRFVEIGAMVTASQLLYAGKLVLPEILQKTLQSQASQIVRRQTTIGGSLCVPDIRFGLSTTLAILDANAEIKYYQGGKATTHWIPIAKLYDKDGKLLLGPQKALLTRIRIGLEYGDFQRFIIVEDPIRNTDECVIVAFQATRAQNTISKVQFCTTFPNKAYHISKDLVSKLSGQTLPIHPERVNTLSYELVSELRKMHGAISELQLERARRIFESFLHELNAQTLSS, encoded by the coding sequence GTGTACGAAGGCATTAGGTCTCCTGTCATCCATACCCCCAAGACATTGAGCGAATTTGCAACCATAGCCCATCGCTATCCCCAAGCTGTCATCTGGGGTGGCGGTACGTATCTGATGAGCCAGAAGGATTACTATCCAAGCGAGATCAAGGATGGCATCATCAATCTAGGAGAGTTGGAGGAGCTGAAACGAATTACCAGGAATGATCGTTTTGTTGAAATAGGGGCAATGGTCACCGCAAGCCAGTTGCTGTATGCAGGAAAGCTGGTCCTCCCTGAGATTCTCCAGAAAACCCTGCAAAGCCAAGCCTCCCAGATTGTGAGAAGGCAGACCACCATAGGAGGGAGCCTCTGTGTCCCCGATATTCGCTTCGGGTTGTCAACGACTCTGGCCATTCTCGACGCAAACGCCGAGATAAAATACTACCAGGGGGGAAAGGCAACAACCCACTGGATCCCGATTGCCAAGCTCTACGACAAAGATGGGAAACTGTTGCTCGGCCCACAGAAAGCCCTGTTGACAAGAATTCGCATCGGGCTCGAATATGGCGATTTCCAACGGTTCATTATCGTTGAAGACCCTATCCGGAATACTGACGAATGTGTTATAGTTGCTTTTCAAGCAACCCGTGCACAAAATACCATTTCCAAGGTACAGTTTTGCACGACCTTCCCAAACAAGGCCTATCATATCAGCAAGGATCTTGTTTCGAAATTGTCGGGGCAGACCCTCCCGATTCATCCAGAACGGGTCAATACGCTCTCCTATGAGCTGGTATCTGAATTAAGAAAAATGCATGGAGCGATAAGCGAACTACAGCTTGAACGTGCCAGGAGAATCTTTGAATCCTTCTTGCATGAACTCAACGCCCAGACGCTCTCCTCCTAA
- the rsmD gene encoding 16S rRNA (guanine(966)-N(2))-methyltransferase RsmD, producing the protein MRITGGIYRGRTVACPPGVIRPAMDMMRESLFSILGSLEEKTWLDLFTGSGCVGIEAASRGARLVHLVEKDRQKKATIMDNISMVESEIKLFMADVRRFIPTAKMQYDIVYADPPFPMQGKVDLAKAVDKQKLLTPGGLFIIHYPSEEKKQWPETVGSLVCYDERKYGRSTLRFYRNTQDKDLTDV; encoded by the coding sequence ATGAGAATTACCGGAGGAATTTATCGGGGAAGGACAGTCGCATGTCCACCAGGGGTCATAAGACCAGCCATGGATATGATGAGAGAGTCTCTCTTCTCCATTCTGGGAAGTCTGGAAGAGAAAACTTGGCTGGATTTATTCACCGGAAGTGGTTGCGTTGGAATCGAGGCTGCAAGCCGGGGTGCAAGACTGGTACACCTGGTCGAGAAAGACCGACAAAAAAAGGCCACCATCATGGATAACATCAGCATGGTAGAGAGCGAAATCAAGCTCTTCATGGCCGATGTACGACGTTTCATTCCTACCGCGAAAATGCAGTATGACATTGTGTATGCAGATCCTCCTTTTCCCATGCAGGGCAAGGTCGATCTGGCAAAGGCTGTTGATAAGCAGAAGCTCCTTACCCCTGGAGGCTTGTTCATCATTCACTACCCATCCGAAGAGAAGAAACAGTGGCCAGAGACGGTAGGTTCCTTGGTTTGTTATGATGAGCGTAAATATGGAAGAAGTACCCTACGCTTCTATCGAAACACCCAAGACAAGGACCTAACAGATGTATGA
- the dnaE gene encoding DNA polymerase III subunit alpha → MAESEIVSTEMQSTFIHLHNHTDFSLLDGAAPIPRYMAKAKELGMKSLAITDHGNMFGALRFYYAAKEAGINPIIGCEFYSNPKDHTERPLPGGKKPNQYHLILLAMNEKGYHNLMELNSISYTEGFYFKPRIDDELLIKHNEGLICLSACLGGEILQHLLNDQYDLAKERAQWFASVFDDGRYYLEMQDHGLPEQKKTNPLLKQISDETGIPLVCTNDIHYIEKSDANAQDLLLCVGTNSKKNDPNRMRFPNQEFYMKSEQEMSELFSWCPEAIENTLKIAERCNLEIHFPGPLLPNFEVPPEFSDTADYLRHLSNEGLRSHYETITEELQKRLDYELDIITKMQFEGYFLIVMDYIQWAKNHDIPVGPGRGSGAGSLVAYSLGITDVDPIKYNLLFERFLNPERVSMPDFDIDFCYERRQEVINYVTEHYGTERVAQIATFGTLKAKAVVKDVARVLDIPFEESNNICKLIPDDPKMNLTKAFEQNNDLVELEKKGGVYAELFDAARRLEGLNRHTSTHAAGVVIGKENLLNYVPLYRDAKTGAISTQYSMDLIEECGLVKMDFLGLKTLTLVKHTEDLIKKKDPSFNAGEIDEQDEKTFAMLGRGESNAVFQFESQGMQNILKEAKPNDIEDLVALNALYRPGPMAYIPQFINCKLGKQPITYANPELEEELKTTYGVIVYQEQVMKVAQIIAGYSLGNADILRRIMGKKKVAALEKEKVKFIAGAKALGRTEQHAIEIFEMLEPFAGYGFNKSHAVAYSVVAYQTAYLKANYPAEFWAANLTNEMGSPDKFSEYLQVAKDNGLDILPPSINYSDKHFSVVEGKIVYGLAGIKNVGEGIVELIVREREESGPYKDLLDFLTRLETKAMNTKLLESLIKAGAFDTLGTNRPTLLENLSDAITYVQKRKEATAFGQISLFDEETEAAMETFSMREMPDWNLPEKLEMEKGLLGFYISGHPLDAFNQAIAQRVTVNTAKLEQVPFGRPVNIIAMVTGIRPFTTQKGSVMGFLQLTDKNATFDATLFPKTYEQYRDILKVDGIYGFVGKFDNSRGNDKISYLIEQILVDPNQLAPVAVSRCHIELEKSFCNNEHITQLRDLCLSYGGSCSLLLHFKEEGQESPLSVVCGREFSVRYCDELVEATKENPAILHIWFD, encoded by the coding sequence ATGGCTGAGTCTGAAATAGTGTCCACCGAGATGCAGAGTACCTTCATCCACCTGCACAATCATACCGATTTTTCCCTGCTCGATGGAGCAGCCCCGATCCCCCGCTATATGGCAAAAGCCAAAGAGCTGGGAATGAAGAGCCTGGCCATCACTGATCATGGGAACATGTTCGGAGCCCTGCGATTCTATTACGCTGCAAAGGAGGCAGGGATCAACCCCATCATAGGGTGTGAGTTCTACAGTAATCCAAAGGATCATACCGAGCGTCCTCTTCCAGGAGGGAAAAAGCCCAACCAGTACCACCTCATTCTTCTTGCAATGAATGAGAAGGGATACCATAACCTGATGGAACTCAACTCGATTTCCTATACTGAAGGGTTTTACTTCAAACCCAGAATCGATGACGAGTTGCTCATCAAGCATAATGAAGGCTTGATTTGCCTCTCAGCCTGCCTTGGCGGTGAGATTCTGCAACATCTGCTCAACGACCAGTATGACTTGGCTAAAGAGAGGGCACAGTGGTTTGCCTCAGTCTTCGATGATGGACGATACTACCTGGAAATGCAGGACCACGGACTACCTGAACAGAAGAAAACCAATCCATTGCTGAAACAGATCAGTGATGAGACAGGTATCCCCTTGGTTTGCACCAATGACATCCACTACATCGAAAAGAGTGATGCAAACGCTCAGGATCTCCTGCTCTGTGTTGGCACAAACTCCAAGAAGAATGACCCGAACCGGATGCGTTTCCCCAACCAGGAATTCTACATGAAGAGCGAGCAGGAGATGAGTGAGCTCTTCAGTTGGTGTCCTGAGGCAATCGAGAATACACTCAAGATTGCAGAGCGGTGCAATCTGGAGATCCACTTTCCCGGGCCCCTGCTTCCAAACTTCGAAGTTCCACCCGAGTTCAGTGATACAGCCGACTATCTTCGCCACCTCTCCAACGAAGGTTTGAGATCACACTATGAGACCATCACCGAGGAGCTACAAAAACGTCTTGATTACGAACTCGATATCATCACCAAGATGCAGTTCGAAGGGTATTTCCTTATCGTCATGGACTACATCCAGTGGGCAAAGAACCATGACATCCCAGTAGGCCCAGGACGAGGCTCCGGTGCAGGTTCCCTTGTAGCTTACTCACTGGGAATAACCGATGTTGATCCAATCAAATACAACCTACTGTTTGAACGATTCCTCAACCCGGAACGAGTAAGTATGCCGGACTTCGATATTGACTTCTGCTACGAGAGAAGGCAGGAAGTCATCAATTATGTCACCGAGCACTACGGAACCGAACGAGTTGCCCAGATTGCCACTTTCGGTACCTTGAAAGCAAAGGCTGTAGTGAAGGATGTTGCCAGGGTACTGGATATTCCTTTCGAGGAATCGAACAATATCTGCAAACTCATTCCCGATGACCCGAAGATGAATTTGACAAAAGCCTTCGAGCAGAACAACGATCTGGTAGAGCTGGAAAAGAAGGGAGGGGTCTATGCTGAACTCTTCGATGCAGCACGCCGTCTTGAGGGTCTGAACCGACATACATCCACCCATGCGGCAGGGGTAGTCATAGGCAAGGAGAACCTGCTCAACTATGTCCCCCTCTACCGTGACGCGAAGACCGGAGCAATCTCCACCCAGTACTCAATGGACCTCATTGAGGAGTGTGGGTTGGTAAAGATGGACTTCCTGGGACTCAAGACCCTCACTTTGGTTAAACATACCGAAGACTTGATCAAGAAAAAGGATCCCTCCTTCAATGCAGGTGAGATCGACGAACAAGACGAGAAGACCTTTGCCATGCTTGGTAGAGGTGAGAGCAACGCAGTATTCCAGTTTGAAAGCCAAGGAATGCAGAACATCCTCAAGGAAGCAAAACCCAACGATATAGAGGACCTGGTTGCCTTGAATGCACTCTACCGTCCTGGCCCAATGGCCTATATCCCGCAGTTCATCAACTGCAAACTCGGCAAACAACCTATTACCTATGCGAACCCTGAACTGGAAGAGGAACTGAAAACCACCTACGGTGTCATCGTCTACCAGGAACAGGTAATGAAGGTGGCCCAGATTATCGCTGGGTACTCTCTCGGCAACGCAGATATTCTCAGGCGTATCATGGGTAAGAAGAAAGTTGCTGCCTTGGAAAAGGAGAAGGTAAAGTTCATTGCAGGGGCAAAGGCACTTGGAAGAACGGAGCAACATGCCATTGAGATCTTTGAGATGCTGGAACCCTTTGCAGGCTATGGATTCAATAAGAGCCATGCGGTTGCCTACTCGGTGGTGGCCTACCAGACAGCATACCTGAAAGCGAACTACCCTGCTGAATTCTGGGCTGCCAACCTCACCAATGAGATGGGAAGTCCAGATAAGTTCAGTGAGTACTTACAAGTTGCAAAAGACAATGGGCTGGATATCCTCCCTCCATCGATCAACTACTCCGACAAACATTTCTCTGTTGTTGAGGGAAAGATTGTGTATGGACTCGCAGGTATCAAGAATGTGGGGGAAGGAATCGTTGAACTTATCGTAAGGGAGAGGGAAGAGAGCGGACCCTACAAGGACTTGCTTGACTTCCTTACCCGCTTGGAAACCAAGGCGATGAATACCAAACTCCTGGAGTCACTGATCAAGGCAGGGGCATTTGACACACTGGGGACCAACCGCCCCACCCTGCTTGAGAATCTCAGTGATGCCATCACCTATGTACAGAAACGAAAAGAAGCAACCGCATTCGGGCAGATTTCTCTCTTCGATGAGGAGACAGAAGCAGCCATGGAGACGTTTTCCATGCGTGAGATGCCTGACTGGAACCTACCTGAAAAATTGGAGATGGAAAAAGGACTGCTCGGGTTCTATATCTCTGGGCACCCACTGGATGCATTCAACCAGGCAATTGCACAGCGGGTGACTGTCAATACCGCAAAATTGGAACAGGTCCCCTTTGGCCGTCCGGTCAACATCATAGCCATGGTCACAGGAATCAGGCCATTCACCACCCAAAAGGGCAGTGTGATGGGCTTTTTGCAGCTCACCGACAAGAATGCGACCTTCGATGCAACACTCTTCCCAAAGACCTATGAACAGTATCGGGACATTCTTAAAGTGGATGGAATCTATGGATTTGTAGGGAAGTTCGATAACTCCCGAGGCAATGACAAGATTTCCTATCTTATCGAGCAGATCCTCGTTGACCCTAACCAGCTTGCCCCTGTGGCAGTAAGCAGATGCCATATTGAACTGGAAAAATCCTTCTGCAACAATGAACACATCACACAGCTCAGGGACCTCTGTCTCTCCTATGGCGGGTCCTGTTCTCTCCTGCTCCACTTCAAGGAGGAGGGACAAGAGTCTCCCCTCAGCGTTGTCTGTGGAAGAGAGTTCAGCGTGCGCTACTGTGATGAATTGGTGGAAGCAACCAAGGAAAATCCTGCTATCTTGCATATTTGGTTCGACTAA
- a CDS encoding acyl-ACP thioesterase domain-containing protein has product MYDELITIDERNVAHSSFATYSYETDCFTDARLAFYFQVVQEAAGTHAASRGCSIPEMHKEGKTWVITRSQMEVFRYTRWPEVLKVETWAQDPIRLHLPRVVRAFDAEGNLLFITKTFWAILDLERGRPCRPKDMSLRIGLPPAEDTEHSVDMRLENNRHGEDEPLHQLTVHTPKITYLDTDRNLHVNNISYLTWALESLPSAFRNRCKATEVDVSYLRQTFLEDVVVVYTESKDPDALQKDTPLLHHRIIRKEEDGSETVVWAGSTRWKKREDLR; this is encoded by the coding sequence ATGTATGATGAACTGATTACGATTGATGAACGAAACGTGGCACATAGCTCCTTCGCCACGTACAGCTATGAGACCGATTGTTTCACAGATGCTCGTCTTGCCTTCTATTTCCAGGTAGTACAGGAAGCAGCCGGGACCCATGCAGCAAGCAGGGGGTGCTCGATTCCTGAGATGCATAAAGAGGGCAAGACCTGGGTGATTACCCGCAGTCAGATGGAAGTGTTCCGCTATACTCGTTGGCCCGAAGTACTGAAGGTGGAAACCTGGGCACAGGATCCGATCAGGCTGCATCTTCCCCGTGTTGTCAGGGCATTCGATGCAGAGGGGAACCTGCTGTTTATTACCAAGACCTTTTGGGCAATCCTCGATCTGGAACGAGGCAGACCGTGCAGGCCCAAGGACATGTCCCTACGCATAGGGCTTCCCCCTGCTGAAGATACAGAACACTCAGTGGATATGCGTCTTGAGAACAATCGTCATGGGGAAGATGAGCCTCTTCATCAATTGACTGTCCATACCCCCAAGATCACCTATCTTGATACTGACCGAAATCTGCATGTGAACAACATATCCTATCTCACTTGGGCCCTGGAGAGCCTTCCCTCCGCCTTCCGAAACCGTTGCAAGGCCACGGAGGTGGACGTATCGTATCTCCGACAGACCTTTCTTGAGGATGTTGTTGTCGTATACACCGAGAGCAAGGATCCTGATGCATTGCAGAAGGATACCCCCCTGTTGCACCATAGGATTATCAGGAAAGAGGAAGACGGGAGTGAGACCGTCGTTTGGGCTGGTTCCACAAGGTGGAAGAAGCGGGAAGACCTTAGATAA
- a CDS encoding YggT family protein yields MNQTYYESGMSTAGGGNILMSIASIAATLLSFYSLLIWLRIILTWIRVPGQTQENPLAYYIGKVVDPYLSWFRGISSLRRSHIDLTPLVALAVLSVVQSMLRFYGAYGTITIGMVVALIIQTLWSYLLSPIFWFLIILLGFRLFFCYKRSAKTISYITMLDSLIGGVLNWIQRLFYPKRTINDRQLVTTALVFFIVLNIAASFAIRFLVNFFGNLSF; encoded by the coding sequence ATGAACCAAACCTATTATGAAAGCGGCATGAGTACAGCAGGCGGGGGAAATATCTTGATGAGCATTGCCTCGATTGCTGCAACCCTGCTCTCATTCTACTCCTTGCTGATCTGGCTCAGGATCATCCTTACCTGGATCAGGGTACCTGGACAGACACAGGAAAACCCGCTTGCCTACTATATCGGAAAGGTAGTTGACCCCTATCTCTCATGGTTTAGGGGAATATCCAGCCTTAGGCGCAGTCATATCGACCTTACCCCACTGGTTGCCTTGGCAGTCCTATCTGTAGTGCAGTCAATGCTCCGCTTTTACGGTGCATATGGAACCATTACCATTGGTATGGTTGTTGCGTTGATCATCCAGACACTCTGGTCGTACCTACTCAGTCCCATTTTCTGGTTCTTGATCATCCTCTTGGGCTTCCGTCTCTTTTTCTGCTACAAACGTAGTGCAAAAACCATCAGTTACATCACCATGCTGGACTCCCTGATCGGTGGTGTCCTGAACTGGATACAGAGATTGTTCTACCCAAAGCGCACGATCAACGACCGTCAGCTTGTCACCACAGCCCTGGTTTTCTTCATCGTCCTCAATATTGCTGCATCCTTTGCAATCAGGTTCCTTGTGAACTTCTTTGGGAATCTCTCCTTCTAA
- a CDS encoding leader peptide processing enzyme produces the protein MSKKMNTVWFMLAATVLNIVLMMVLFIICFVLITRFVDPGSSLIPLWLGLTFLVSIGGSFWVYSRIIKWMNNKFNLEDNLSPLFNRKRKPKRRED, from the coding sequence ATGTCTAAGAAAATGAACACCGTTTGGTTTATGTTGGCAGCAACCGTACTGAACATTGTACTGATGATGGTTCTTTTCATCATCTGCTTTGTACTCATCACCCGCTTTGTCGACCCGGGCAGTTCCCTGATTCCTCTCTGGTTGGGTCTTACCTTCCTGGTGAGTATAGGAGGGAGTTTCTGGGTGTATTCAAGAATCATCAAGTGGATGAACAACAAGTTCAATCTGGAGGATAACCTCAGCCCACTTTTCAATAGAAAGAGAAAGCCAAAGCGCAGAGAGGACTGA
- the lspA gene encoding signal peptidase II: protein MAQKDTSRFIPLMLTVLIIISDQISKAWVVATIPENTIGFRYLGDFLAIVHVRNTAIAFSMGDGLPVAVKLLFFIIVPVILVIAVCIVYFSRKIHLSVFQRWVLALFLGGGTGNLIDRIFRGFRVVDFISVKVYGFLGFERWPTWNIADASLVVSGILLAASLLLESSETKEDNNV from the coding sequence ATGGCACAGAAAGATACCAGCAGATTCATCCCGCTCATGCTCACCGTTCTTATTATTATCTCGGATCAGATCAGCAAGGCATGGGTGGTCGCTACCATCCCAGAGAACACGATAGGGTTTCGCTATCTTGGTGATTTCCTTGCGATTGTACATGTACGTAATACTGCTATTGCTTTCAGTATGGGGGATGGGCTCCCAGTCGCTGTAAAGTTGCTGTTCTTCATCATCGTGCCAGTGATTTTGGTTATAGCGGTATGTATAGTATACTTTTCACGGAAGATTCATCTTTCCGTTTTTCAGAGGTGGGTGCTTGCACTCTTCTTGGGTGGCGGAACGGGGAATTTGATCGACCGAATTTTTAGGGGTTTTCGGGTAGTGGATTTTATCAGCGTAAAGGTCTATGGATTCCTTGGGTTTGAGCGATGGCCAACCTGGAACATTGCTGACGCTTCACTGGTTGTCAGTGGAATCCTCCTTGCCGCTAGTCTGCTCCTTGAAAGCTCTGAAACGAAGGAAGATAACAATGTCTAA